Sequence from the Heliomicrobium undosum genome:
GCCGAAGAGTTCTTTTTGCAGTTCCATGCGGTTGCGGACCGGCTTGTCGTTAATGGCGATGAGGATGTCGTTGTTCTGCATGCCCGCCTTCTGGGCCGGTCCGCCTGGCGAAGGCTTGACGACGACGCCGTAGTCCACAATTAGATTGTACTTCTGGGCCAGTTCTTTGTCGACATCCATTATCAGGGTCACGCCGAGGGCGGCCCGGGAGACCTTGCCCTTGGAGCGCAGTTCATCAATGATCTGCATGACCTGATTCGAGGGGATGGCAAAGCCCATGCCTTCGAATCCCTGGACGGCGATCTTGATCGAGTTGATGCCGATGACCTCGCCGTTGGCGTTCAAGAGGGCGCCGCCCGAGTTGCCGGGGTTGATGGCGGCGTCCGTTTGGATCAGGTTGAAGGCGTAGCCTTCCGGCGTGTTCAGTTGGCGGTTGAGGCCCGAAACGACGCCCTGGGTCACCGAACCGGCAAACTCCTTGCCGCCGGGGTTGCCGATGGCGACGGCCAGTTCGCCCACGTTGACCTTTGACGAGTCGCCGAACTTGGCGACAGGCAGGTTGTCCAGGTTGATTTTGATCACGGCCAGGTCGGTCTTCGGATCGGAGCCGACGAGGCTGGCCGGGGCGGTCCGGCCGTCGGTGAGGGTGACGACCAGTT
This genomic interval carries:
- a CDS encoding S1C family serine protease, whose amino-acid sequence is MSYFDEKGPYRENPSNQSPYNDHTGNSSNHYSQGPYGGGGGGYPSGPYDKPPKRRPGLLSYFVVALAAAVLGGYISQYFAPHAPAPAPSTPPPSGYALPPQVADPAQVSMDGNRIVQVARAVGPAVVGISNRVRVSQFFRGNRIEEQGTGSGVIFDGSGFIVTNHHVVAGAAELVVTLTDGRTAPASLVGSDPKTDLAVIKINLDNLPVAKFGDSSKVNVGELAVAIGNPGGKEFAGSVTQGVVSGLNRQLNTPEGYAFNLIQTDAAINPGNSGGALLNANGEVIGINSIKIAVQGFEGMGFAIPSNQVMQIIDELRSKGKVSRAALGVTLIMDVDKELAQKYNLIVDYGVVVKPSPGGPAQKAGMQNNDILIAINDKPVRNRMELQKELFGYKVGDTVRVTVVREEQKATLSVTLGELPPQ